The Nostoc sp. NIES-3756 DNA window TTAATGATTTTTCTGGTGTTCTGATAGTTGTACCTACCCGTTCGGGTTGTAACTCTACCCGACAAACAAGAAATTCTCTACATATTTGCCTAACTTGGGTATCGGTTATCAAACCCAAACGCAACCATATATCCAACCCTTCTAGTAGTTGAGGATGGGAGGAAGGTAGCCTAACTTCAATTTTTAATGGATGATCAGGAGGCGATGACATAAATCGCAGACTTATCGGAATATACTTACATCATCATTAGCTAAGTTTATATTTATGCGATCGCTGTGCCACTTGTTCTGCTGACTATTAAACTTTTTACAAGAGGCTAGAAGTTACGGGCCAAAGTATTCTTAGCTAAAGGAAGGATGATGTAATTAGAATTTTATACTTAGTTATTTTTGCTATAACTAAACTTTATATTTTGTATAGCTTTCTTCTATGTCAGTTATTGTTGACTAATTTGTAAAAAATACGTTACAATTTTTAACAAAGGACAACAGTTGAGCTAAAAAACCAGAAACCCGCAAAACTTCACATTCATTCTTCAAGCAGTGGAGTTAGCACAATTTACTTGATGCGGTTATGATACGACCTACTTACCGCTTTCAGAAAAATTTTTTGTGTAGTTAGTTCATCACAATTGAATTAGGGTATCGGTATTTTCCATCGACATTTGGACTTCTCCTAATCGCCTCGGTTGCATAGCCGGGGTTTTTTATTAGTCCATAATCATTAGTGATTTGGCTGACTCCCTACCCAGCACGCGCTAAACGCCCCGCTACCGTGCTTCAGCACTCATAACTCAGCACTCAGTACTCCCAACTCGTATAATTCATGTTGTAATAAGTTTTTACCTTTCTTTTTAGCAGAGTACATTAAGCTATCAGCAATTTCAATAATTTCATTGACTGAACATGGAGGGCGCTCAAAAGTAACAGCCCCAATACTAAAAGTTACATGCAGATTTTCTTGCTGCATAGAACATAAAAGAGCTTGTTGTACTCTTTTTAGTACTATTTCTGCTGATCCATAACTGGTACGTGGTAGTAAAATAGCAAATTCATCGCCACCAATTCTGGCAATTACATCAATTTTTCTGAGGGTGTTTGTAGTGGTTTTGGCTACTATTTGTAGTAAGCGATCGCCAAAATTATGCCCAAACTGATCATTAATTTGTTTGAAATCGTCTACATCGACATAAGCTAATGTTAAAGGGTCTTGATGTCTTTGGGACTTTTCAATCTCATTATTGACTATATCTAAAAAAAAACCTCTATTGGTTAAACCTGTTAAATCATCTGTTCTAGCTAATTTCTCTAAGTTTTTTAATGTAATTCTTAGTTGATAAAGTAAATGATTAACAAATAAAAAGAAAGCTAACATTACCAGTGCATTCCAATAATGTATTAAGGGATGCAAATGATAACTATCTTG harbors:
- a CDS encoding GGDEF domain-containing protein produces the protein MRFIQTLETKPKWFSSLLSILLMTVISIIDYCIPPELTVSILYLIPIGIAAWFVNKHTGFLISVACDISSLIVNQIQDSYHLHPLIHYWNALVMLAFFLFVNHLLYQLRITLKNLEKLARTDDLTGLTNRGFFLDIVNNEIEKSQRHQDPLTLAYVDVDDFKQINDQFGHNFGDRLLQIVAKTTTNTLRKIDVIARIGGDEFAILLPRTSYGSAEIVLKRVQQALLCSMQQENLHVTFSIGAVTFERPPCSVNEIIEIADSLMYSAKKKGKNLLQHELYELGVLSAEL